The following are encoded together in the Perca flavescens isolate YP-PL-M2 chromosome 22, PFLA_1.0, whole genome shotgun sequence genome:
- the nktr gene encoding NK-tumor recognition protein isoform X3 — protein MANRGKDTNGSQFFITTRTAPHLDGVHVVFGLVISGFEVIKKVEGLKTDSASRPYADVRVIDCGQLITKSANDVLEGKRKRNSDSSDSSLDFHDSSSQFSSSVGSENESDEKQKHHKHKGHAKSKPSKKKRRESKKEKNIDVLPSKQSSHSPVEREMLQGEDEVEEEKEQSGRREKPVVRPEEIPPVPENRFLLRRDMPSQEDKTEIVEKEETSLAADKKPAVSKSGRKIKGRGTMRYHTPTRSKSRSASVEERGSSETPPHWKEEMKRTKVYQPPSIERWSKGDKLNDHSSSRWEDRSDSAWSQSAEHSSDRSSERSSLHCQHKKEKKKAKHKKKAKKQKHGKKKSSKNKPQEPRLSVGERSVSSERKSRRSRSPSRSSSNPHHSSTRRRRRSSLSFRDSRSYSRSYTSSQSRTRGRSRSYSRSRSLSRSRSRSLSRSRSQSYSRSLSRSRYRSRSLSPPRKKSPSRSQRKRKASKPKADTMMSEKLPESKVKPVPRLSSVPTPESVPVIPMSDSPPPSRWKPGQKPWKPSYIHIQEIKAKVAPSSSTGQTVASVTEKAQTSVKPKCLPGDSESHKPAGRSHSRSSRSKSCSRSYSRSKSKSYSRSRSRSPHQNNSRSSSISKPDSENAQKTCGNKRSSLDKEWKEYYSSLRRIKNLDKYISLASSQDAQSGSENEHSPDISVSGRSGSLEKGGSQDHEAKHYSSVLPESFNIKSEWDSDSDKVGQSNSAKQKQAVQSSESLDKKVSAPTGWNSESDSENITARTLAISEKEEGEASSESEYETIRKTSEAVTALAHKIAAAAAAASGQPEESGEKAAEPEKHKSKKKAKRKHKHKRRSENKSSSRQSKDKGKRSKRQQQKLKETFHWQPPLEFGEEEEEDESKREKPSPGRVVKERPGVGIVSKILTSEQERPQQRAKECINKNPKHTEPHLQSSNRNGANLPKEQESLDDMDICTPEHDAEIIEPLRTLDAYYNSPELTLKSTSKSSDMASGDCALTPSKEPPSVTCTTAAGGLREEATTGKAVGTVINFKWRPLKGMSALQNVNVPPVATKNIQLQENQTSNQQGVRMEIKSKSRVRPGSLFDEVRKTARLNQRPRNQESSSEERSPSGGNTRGTSRTRSQKKSRSVSSHRSRSRGWSRSYSRSRSRSRSSSSSSRSRSRSRRRRGRGRSRSRSSTYRSYRSRSRTYSTSHSRSRSHRRHQRSRSDSSQSYSSRSRSASRRRGRRRSDSYRSSDRRSRSYRSSSRSSSRRRSHSRSSRYS, from the exons ATGGCCAATCGTGGGAAGGACACCAACGGTTCACAGTTTTTCAT CACAACCAGAACAGCACCTCATCTCGATGG AGTCCATGTCGTCTTTGGTCTGGTCATCTCCGGCTTTGAAGTGATAAAGAAGGTCGAGGGGCTGAAGACGGATTCAGCCAGCAGACCCTACGCTGATGTGAGAGTGATAGACTGTGGGCAACTCATCACCAAGTCCGCTAATGATG TTCTTGAAGGCAAGAGGAAAAGAAACTCCGATTCTTCTGACTCGTCCCTCGATTTCCATGACTCGTCCTCTCAGTTCTCCTCTTCAGTGGGATCGGAAAATGAATCTGATGAAAAGCAAAAACATCACAAGCACAAGGGACATGCAAAGAGTAAACCGTctaaaaagaaaaggagggaaTCAAAGAAGGAGAAAAACATTGATGTTCTGCCCTCCAAGCaaag CTCTCACAGTCCTGTGGAAAGAGAGATGCTGCAGGGAGAAGATGAagtggaggaagagaaggagcagagtgggaggagagagaagcctGTAGTCCGACCAGAGGAAATCCCTCCGGTGCCAGAGAACCGCTTCTTGCTGCGACGGGACATGCCATCTCAGGAAGATAAAACGGAGAT AGTTGAGAAAGAAGAAACGTCTCTTGCAGCTGACAAGAAACCAGCAGTCTCTAAGTCTGGACGGAAGATCAAAGGCAGAGGAACAATG AGATATCACACCCCCACAAGGTCTAAATCACGCTCTGCATCTGTGGAAGAACGTGGTAGCAGTGAAACTCCGCCACACTGGAAAGAAGAGATGAAGAGAACGAAAGTTTATCAACCGCCGAGCATCGAGAGGTGGAGCAAAGGAGACAA ATTGAATGACCATTCCTCAAGCAGATGGGAGGACAGAAGTGACTCTGCATGGTCCCAGTCTGCAGAACACTCCTCAGACCGCAGCTCTGAGAGGTCCAGCCTGCACTGCCAAcacaagaaagagaagaagaaagccaAACACAAGAAGAAGGCCAAAAAACAGAAGCATGGCAAGAAGAAGAGCTCTAAGAACAAGCCACAAGAGCCTCGTCTGTCAGTGGGTGAGAGGTCAGTGTCTTCAGAAAGAAAGTCCAGAAGATCCCGCTCTCCATCCCGCTCCTCTTCAAATCCGCATCATTCGTCAACTCGGAGGAGACGGCGGTCCTCGCTGTCTTTCAGAGACTCGCGGTCCTACTCTAGGTCTTACACATCCAGTCAGTCCAGAACTAGAGGGAGGTCCAGGTCTTATTCAAGATCCAGAAGCCTTTCTAGGTCTAGAAGTCGGTCTTTGTCTAGATCCAGATCTCAGTCCTATTCTCGATCCCTATCCAGATCCAGGTACAGATCTAGGTCTTTGTCTCCACCGAGAAAGAAGAGTCCATCCAGATcccagagaaagaggaaagccAGCAAGCCCAAAGCGGACACCATGATGTCCGAAAAGCTTCCAGAGAGCAAAGTCAAACCTGTCCCTAGACTCTCGAGTGTCCCGACTCCTGAAAGTGTCCCTGTGATCCCAATGAGCGACAGTCCCCCACCCTCACGCTGGAAACCCGGTCAAAAACCCTGGAAGCCCTCTTACATCCACATTCAGGAGATTAAAGCTAAAGTAGCTCCTAGCTCCTCCACTGGACAAACAGTAGCTAGTGTTACAGAAAAAGCTCAGACTTCTGTTAAACCAAAGTGTCTGCCAGGTGACTCTGAAAGCCACAAACCTGCAGGGCGCTCACACAGCAGGTCCTCCAGAAGCAAGTCCTGCAGCCGCTCATACAGCCGCTCAAAGAGCAAAAGTTACAGTAGGTCCAGGTCCAGATCCCCTCATCAGAATAACAGCAGGTCATCCTCCATCAGCAAACCAGACTCTGAAAACGCCCAGAAAACATGTGGCAACAAGAGGAGTTCACTAGACAAGGAATGGAAAGAGTATTACAGCTCTCTGAGGAGGATAAAAAATTTAGACAAGTACATTTCACTCGCCAGTAGTCAAGATGCTCAGTCAGGATCAGAGAACGAGCATAGTCCTGATATCAGTGTCTCGGGGAGAAGTGGCTCCTTGGAGAAAGGCGGCTCACAGGATCACGAGGCAAAGCATTACAGCTCAGTGCTGCCGGAGAGCTTTAATATCAAGTCTGAATGGGATAGTGACAGTGATAAAGTGGGCCAAAGCAACAGTGCAAAGCAGAAACAAGCCGTTCAGTCCAGTGAATCTCTTGACAAGAAGGTCTCTGCGCCTACTGGATGGAATTCAGAAAGTGATTCTGAAAATATAACCGCCAGGACATTGGCCATATCTGAAAAAGAGGAAGGGGAGGCTagttcagaatcagaatatGAGACTATCAGAAAGACATCGGAGGCAGTGACTGCACTGGCACACAagattgctgctgctgctgctgctgcttctggtCAGCCAGAggaaagtggggaaaaggctGCAGAGCCAGAGAAGCACAAGAGCAAGAAGAAGGCCAAACGTAAGCATAAACACAAGAGAAGAAGTGAGAACAAAAGCAGTTCCCGTCAAAGTAAGGACAAAGGAAAGAGATCAAAGAGACAACAGCAGAAGCTCAAAGAGACATTTCACTGGCAGCCTCCTTTAGAGTTcggggaggaggaagaagaggatgaaTCAAAACGAGAGAAACCTAGTCCTGGTAGAGTTGTCAAAGAAAGGCCTGGTGTAGGCATTGTGAGTAAAATATTAACTAGCGAACAAGAGCGGCCGCAACAGAGAGCAAAAGAATGTATCAACAAAAACCCCAAACACACTGAACCTCATCTTCAGTCATCCAACAGGAACGGTGCTAATTTACCCAAAGAGCAAGAGTCCTTAGATGATATGGACATTTGTACCCCAGAGCATGATGCTGAAATTATAGAACCTCTACGCACACTGGATGCTTATTATAACTCCCCTGAATTAACCCTAAAATCTACCTCAAAGTCTTCAGATATGGCAAGTGGAGATTGTGCTTTAACTCCTAGCAAAGAACCACCGTCTGTAACCTGCACAACAGCAGCTGGTGGACTGCGAGAAGAAGCAACCACTGGCAAAGCTGTTGGCACTGTAATTAATTTTAAATGGAGGCCTTTAAAGGGAATGTCAGCTCTACAGAACGTGAATGTGCCGCCCGTCGCCACAAAAAACATCCAACTTCAAGAGAACCAGACCTCCAACCAGCAGGGAGTGAGAATGGAGATAAAAAGCAAAAGCCGGGTCCGACCGGGATCTCTGTTCGACGAGGTTCGCAAGACCGCGCGGCTCAACCAGAGGCCGAGGAACCAGGAGAGCTCCAGCGAGGAGAGGTCCCCCTCCGGGGGAAATACACGGGGAACGTCGCGCACACGGTCCCAGAAGAAGTCGCGCTCCGTTTCCAGCCACCGGTCCCGCTCCAGAGGCTGGTCGCGTTCCTACAGCCGGTCCAGGAGTAGGTCCCGCAGCTCCAGCTCCTCTTCCAG GAGCCGTAGCAGGAGTCGGAGGAGACGTGGAAGAGGACGGTCGCGCTCTCGTAGCAGCACATATCGAAGTTACAGGAGTCGCAG TCGGACGTACAGTACAAGTCATTCCAGAAGTCGCTCACATCGTCGGCATCAGAGATCCAG GTCCGACTCCTCCCAAAGTTATTCCAGTCGGAGTCGGAGTGCGAGCAGGAGACGAGGGCGCAGACGAAGTGACAGCTACAGGAGCTCGGACCGCCGATCCCG GTCATATCGCTCATCCAGCCGCAGTTCTTCCAGGCGCAGAAGCCACAGTCGCAGCAGTCGGTACAGTTGA